A window of Cherax quadricarinatus isolate ZL_2023a chromosome 62, ASM3850222v1, whole genome shotgun sequence genomic DNA:
tgtgtgtgtgtgtgtatgtgtgtgtgtgtatgtgtgtgtgtgtgtttgtgtgtgtgtgtgtgtgtgggtgtgtgtgtgtgtatgtgggtgtgtgtgtgtgtatgtgtgtgtttgtgtgtgtgtgtgtgtgtgtgtgtgtgtgggtgtgtgtgtgtgtatgtgggtgtgtgtgtgtgtatgtgtgtgtgtgtgtgtgtgtgtgtgtgtgtgtgtgtgtgtgtgtgtgtgtgtgtgtgtgtgtgtgtgtgtgtgtgtgtgtgtgtaattatgtgtcgaattatgtgtgggtttattatgtgtctgaaaagtaggtggcttgtgcttggagtgtaatgtagattctcagttgtccttgtgtccacaacctatgtgacctgactcccttgcagtgttgcctatatcacctgcttatagtgagttaatcgccttattcaatggattaccatttgctaaaccttattgaatacttgagtgcctattctttatcgtgctatgagagttagaccattcacattcagcttggcggttaaattggaacctggaccccacacccaaacaaccactcataggtgatacagtacttgtagtgcagctgtagcagtgtagattgtccaggtcgatgtgacgtcctggagtagatccagctcgatgtacgtcctggcgtagatccacctcaatttcttctcgttaataatgtaccctattcactgtatttctttcactggtcacactattgtttcactttattaaaaacttgtgtgacacttggcaacgccgccttcacactagcctgcgccacaacgcttttattttccagatcactttcaaaattgtggctctccccacacttgtgtgtgtgtgtgtgtgtgtgtgtgtactcacctaattgtactcacctaattgtggttgcaggggtcgagactcagctcctggccctgcctcttcactgatcgctactggatcctctctctctctgcttcctaagctttgtcatacctcttcttaaaactatgtatggttcctgcctccactacttcacttgctaggctattccacttgctgacaactctatgactgaagaaatacttcctaacgtccctgtgactcgtctgagtcttcagcttccagttgtgaccccttgtccctgtgtcccctctctggaacatcctatctctgtccaccttgtctattccccgcagtatcttgtatgtcgttatcatgtctcccctgacccttctgtcctccagtgtcgtcagtccgatttcccttaacctttcctcgtacgacattcccttgagctctgggactagccttgttgcaaacctttgtactttctctaacttcttgacgtgcttgaccaggtgtgggttccagactggtgctgcatactccagtatgggtctaacatacacagtgtacagtgtcttgaacgattccttattaaggtatcggaacgctattctcaggtttgccaggcgcccgtatgctgcagcggttatttggttgatgtgtgcctccggtgatgtgctcggtgttatggtcaccccaaggtctttctccctgagtgaggtctgtagtctttgtccacctagcctatattctgtctgcggtcttctttgcccctccccaatcttcatgactttgcatttggctggattgaattcgaggagccagttactggaccacatgtccagcctctccaggtctctttgcagtcctgcctcatcctcgtccgatttaatttaattcgtgtgtgtgtgtgtgtgtgtgtgtgtgtgtgtgtgtgtgtgtgtgtgtgtgtgtgtgtgtgtgtgtgtgtgtgtgtgtgtgtgtgtgtgtgtgtgtgactcaacaatcaatatttgcaccaataactcactacagttgtgaccgggtgtggaagtgtgaattgctcattactctaaaatttgttcatgattgtagccatgtataaacaggatgggtatggggtgcataaagatattaaactaaagtgtgtgtgtgtgtgtgtgtgtgtgtgtgtgtgtgtgtgtgtgtgtgtgtgtgtgtgtgtgtgtgtgtgtgtgtgtgtgtgtgtgtgtgactcaacaatcaatatttgcaccaataactcattacaattgtgaccgggtgtggaagtgtgaattgctcattactctataatttgttcatgattgtagccaaagtataaacgtaagtaaccattctacagaattcattacctttgtaacttgtgagctcattacctttgtacctagttcagctatcaaaactttgggggcccagtccctggacccattacgtacctctgtaatctgtaaatacctttgtaacttgtcatgattgtgaccagacttacctggagttcattacctttgtaaattgtgagttcattacctttgtaaattgtgagttcattacctctgtaacttgctcagctatcaaaactttggagtccagtccctggaccaattatgtacctctgtaatcttttgactaccgcccacaggatgggtatggggtgcataataaacatattaaactaactataaacgtaagtaaccattcttacagtattcattacctttgtaacttgtgagttcattacctttgtaacttgtgagttcattacctttgtaacttgtgagttcattaccttgtacctagttcagccatccaaactttggagcccggtccctggacccattacgtacctctgtaatctgtaaatacctttgtaacttgtcatgattgtgactagacctacctggagttcattacctttgtaatttgtgagttcattacctctgtaacttgctcagctatcaaaactttggagtccagtccctggaccaattatgtacctctgtaatcttttgactaccgcccacaggatgggtatggggtgcataataaacatattaaactaacttcttgtaccattgttttgtcagagttaagctatttttctatatgaataactcagtttccataatttttttattttttcttgagAGCGCTGGAACGGCTGAACGGTTCCCACCTTacctgcccgaaatgctctgcattcaattggctttggcatgctgcatttaactgtattcctttgtactactctgtatcatgttcaaataaataaataaataaataaataaaaacattttCTAACACATGAATTAGATACATTTCATCGTGATAAAGGATATTTCGCTAGTGTACCAGATAGTTGTACATGACTCATACTGGTATCTCAAGATCTGCCACGACTTATCACTTCTCCACGTAGGTACCTCAAGTGTGTGGAATGCACATTTCTACACTGGGGCTATATATAGAGGAGCCTTGCTACATCCCACTGCCAGAGATCTACAGTGCAACCATCTGTTCACAACTGCCCATGGAGGTACGTAAGAATTAATTCAAGTAACTAGAATGGGGGAAGGCTGGTTCTAGTCTGAATTCCACAATGATTGGACATGCATTACTGACCTGACTAGTAATAAACCCACAAACATCCTCTATGTAAAGACCACGGTTGAGAATGAAGGGCTAGTTCAATACTTAAGACAGTAGAAATAAGGAATAACATCTCCATGTATGCTCAGTATACTGAGCCACTTATGACATTTttcgggttatcctggtgggtaatttacaaatgtgttactatatatgataatttacacatgtgttactatatatgataatttatataactatttatgtgtacctaaataaacttaagcttccaccatggaaataagtcactgtctgacttttttgtgttattctaggttctctacacatatgctgctatgtatgataatctatgtaactatttgtgtatacctgaataaacttacttacttacttaagttGCAGCCAACCTGGAAATAAGTGATTATAATATACAGTAAgcttgtaagtttatttaaggacaggtacatataagtacaattatcatataatATAGTActataaattacccaccaggaaaacctaaaaaaaaaactcaaaagtGTCATTAATAAAGACTGTAGGGTTAGTTTGCCTGAAATTCTTCATATAATTCAAGACTGTTCAAAAAATGGATGAACATTGTTTTTTAAACTAAAATTGCTTGTATATTAGTAATTCATCAACATCGAGCAAGAACTGCTGTCACAGATTATTGTATGGATAATATCCATGGAAACTGCTAAAATTACAGAGGTCATTCAGTGCTGGACAGCAGAGGTGAGAGAGGCAAGAtttacctgggatatacctggatgGTGTTTCTGGGGTCATTGCCCCtgtgacccggtccatgaccaggccatgTGGAGGATCAAGgactgatcagtcaggctgttactgctggctgcaagtaaaccaacgtacgagcagCAGCCCGTATGGTCACATACTGACTTTATCTGTGTGTTCAGCtccttcttcaagacagccaggggtcttgaagagagtcaggggtcttgaacacagtcagggatcttgaagacagccaggggtcttaaagacaggggtcttgaagacagctaggagtcttgaagacagtcaggggtcttgaagacagtcaggggttttgaagacagcgagggatcttgaagacagccaggggtcttgaagacaggggtcttgaagacagctaggagtcttgaagacagtcaggggtcttgaagacagtcaggggtcttgaagacagcgagggatcttgaagacagccaggggtcttcaagacagtcaggggtcttcaagacaggggtcttcaagacaggggtcttcaagacagtgagggatcttgaagacagccaggggtcttaaagacaggggtcttgaagacagctaggagtcttgaagacactcaggggtcttgaagacagtcaggggtcttgaagacagtcaggggtcttgaagacaggagtcttgaagacagccagggggtcttgaagacagtcaggggtcttgaagacactcaggggtcttgaagacagcgagggatcttgaagacagccaggggtcttgaagacaggggtcttgaagatagctaggagtcttgaagacagtcaggggtcttgaagacagtcaggggtcttgaagacagcgagggatcttgaagacagccaggggtcttcaagacagtcaggggtcttcaagacaggggtcttcaagacaggggtcttcaagacagtgagggatcttgaagacagtcaggggtcttgaagacagccaggggtcttgaagacagccaggggtcttgaagacagtcaggggtcttgaagacagccaggggtcttgaagacagtcaggggtcttgaagacagcgagggatcttgaagacagtcaggggtcttgaagacagccaggggtcttgaagacagtcaggggtcttgaaacaggggtcttgacagtgagggatcttaaagacagccaggggtcttgagggcagtcaggtgtcttgaagacagcgagggattttgaagacagccaggggtcttgaagacagtcaggggtcttgaagagagtcaggggtcttgaagagagtcaggggtcttgaagacagcgagggATCTTgaggacagtcaggggtcttgaagacagtaaggggtcttgaagacagtcaggggtcttgaagacagccagggatcttgaagacaggggtcttgaagacagccaggggtcttgaagacaggggtcttgaagacagccaggggtcttgaagacagcaagggatcttgaagacagccaggggtcttcaagacactcaggggtcttgaagacagtcaggggtcttgaagacagagggatcttgaagacaaccaggggtcttgaagacagtcaggggtcttgaagacagcaagggatcttgaagacagccaggggtcttaaagacagtcaggggtcttgaagacagtcagggggtcttcaagacagccagggggtcttcaaGGCTGCcagggggtcttcaagacagccaggggtcttcaagacagccagggggtcttcaagacagccagggagtcttcaagacagccagggggtcttcaagacagccagggagtcttcaagacagccagggggtcttcaagacagccagggggtcttcaagacagccagggggtcttcaagacagccagggggtctactTGTTTGGAATTTTAACCCAGAGGCTTGAACAGACATACCAAATCAATATCAatttaaggaatcattcaagtcAGCAAAGAGCAGCGGCACCATCAGATAAGGAAAAACAAAACAAGCCTTCCAGGATTCTGAAAATATAAAAATCCTTTAAAACCCATGATAGATCGTACTAGATCTGCAGTCCTATGAACGGTATGACTCATATGGGTTTAGTGTTAGTTTTTTAATTATAACAACAATAAAGGCAAGCACAGGATTTGGGAAATTCTGAATAGCTGCAAATTTTGACTTAAGAGTGAGTTCTTTCTCTGGGTAGCTACATTACCTGAAATACGGCCTGATTGATGTTTTATTTTCCTTTAGTCTGATTTTCTTTATCTTGAACACATTACCCACATCACCATATTGAACATTTTAAAAAATGGACACTAATGTACCTTTCGTACATTCGCTTCCTTTCTTATTATCGTATAACAATAATTAACTGCTTAAGTAATTCTACTTAACTGAAGATCATTGAATTAGTTTGAAATGTTAATGCAAACATTTAAATTGTCCTGTTGTTCATTTAGCTActgctctctttttttttttttttttttttttgtagatttaAGAAATTCTAAGtaatgtctagttcttaagtagttttTAAGCATTAGGGTCAGTTTGCTCAAAATGAATTGGATGCTTGTGGCTTTCTTTTGCACCtaacatattttattacatgtcaTTTGTGCCACTATCACTACTTCCTCTGCATAGCTTGATCGCTAggtcactcagctcacacactgaggtccggagtttgaATCTCCAGTAAGGCTGGAATACATTAGGATGTGCTTccacaagacacctgctgtccatgttcacctatcagtgtaaaatgggtacctgtgtgttagtcaactggcgtaggttgcatcctgggacaaaattgacctaaatttcgggaaatgctctgcataaaaagtgggctttctatatagtagtatgtcattgatgtcagctatggtctgtataccttgtacatgtagaaataaatattattattattataattactactactactacgtctaaTACCAGCATTGCCTCTATTACTACTccacttccttcctctccttgtcCTGTCTCTGTCTTCCTGTCCTCTGTATACTGGCTCCTCTCCCCTATGTGCAgcttatttgtgtactgttccagtcgcagtattgtgattttttgttatttacattaTCTATATacttaatataataaaaattttaaattttgtgtTTGAATTTAAGAAAATATAACATGGTTAACTGGTTCAATGTTTTACAGATTAGTGGAAGATGATGATGGATTCCCAGTTGAAGAATAAAATAAGGAATTATTGCTCAGTGGTGAATAACGAGGAGGGGTTTATAACTTATGAGATACAAACTGAAGACATTGAGAAGGATGAAGACAAAAAGATACAAGTGGTGGCCATTGGACCTGATAATAATGGACCCACCAAGTCAGTTCTCCTGCTGGGGGAGACAGGTGTCGGGAAAACCTGCGTCATAAACACTATGATCAATCATCTGTTTGGTGTCAGCTTTGAAGATAATTTTAGGTTGCAGTTGAAAGATCAGGTTTTAAATAATAGTCTCCAAGTAGAGAGTCAAACAGAATACATCACTGCCTATATAGTGTATCACCAACCTGGAATGCCTTATTACTGTAATTATATCTTGATAGACACACCAGGGTTTGGCGACACCAGGGAAGACCATGAGAGAGTCACCATAGACAGACTGACAGCTTTCCTAACAACCAATTATGGTATAGATGACCTTAACTGTGTTGCTTTAGTAGCTAAAGCAAATCAAAACAGGATATCAAAATACCAGATACAAATGCTGAAAGAGTTCAAATCTGTTTTAGGGAATGATATTGGTGATATAACACAGCTTCTGGCTACATTTGCTTCAGATGAAGCTACAGCAGTTATTGATGTGGTAAAATGTGCCGAAGTTCAGTTTGTCAGTGTTTACCAACTTGACAACTGGCCTCTGTATGTCTCAAATAATGGTAACCCTGAGAGTGATACGCATATAGCTCTTAGGTACAGATGGAGAAGAATGGAAGAGGAGTATACCAAATTTTTTGAAGATTTACAAAATTCTACTCCAGTAAGCCTTATAAGAACAAGGGACCTTCTGCAGGAAAGACAATATCTTGAAGAAACCAAAGTTACAATTATAAACCTTATGAAGGAAATTGATATACTAAAAGGTGCAATTCATGCTCATAATGCAGAAATAAGCAATATTGAAAACCAAGCAGAAAGACTTAAGGAAATGGAAAAGGTTCAGTGTTTGATAAGTAGTGGACATCACGTTCACAACTGTGATGTTTGTAAACAAACATGTATAAAAGATTGTATAGATCCAAGTAATCTTACAGCTGCATTGGCTGGCACTGGCACTGGGGTTGGCACTGCAGCTGTTACGGGAATTGGAACTTCAGTAAGTGCTGGAGCAATACTGGGGGCTGAGGTGGGTATCTTTGGAGGACCAATAGGAGCTGCAATTGGTCTAGGCATTGGAACTCTCATTGGTTTAACTGCTGGATTAACCACAGGACTTTTAATGAGAAGAGGGAAAGAAAGCTGTTCAGATGCTGTTAGCAGCCAAAATTGTACAAGTCCTCCATGCACTCACAAAATGAAGGAGCACAAAGCTGATACACATTATATCTGGGAAAGAAGAGTTCCTCGTCAAAGTGAAGACACATACAATAACTTAATGAACAAACTAGTTCAAATAAAAACAGAGGTTAAGAAAAAGCAGGACAACCTACATGATCTTCACAGAGGAATGAGTGAGCCTGCAAAACTCTTGGTGAAGCATACTAAAAAAATAAATGAACTGAGCTTGGGACACCAAAGTATACATTCCATAATAGATGAACTGATCACTGATGAGAGAGAAAATTTCTGGCATGTTGAACTCTTACAGAGCTTTAGGAGTAAAGTGAATAAAATATTGTCAATGGAAGAGCCTGGTGATATTAGCAATGCTCATGAATAGTCACAgataacacagttactttttgctgatgatactgtgtttatgggagattctaaagaagagttacaaaggttagtagatgagtttgggagggtgtgtaaaggtagaaagttgaaagtgaacatagataagagtaaggtgatgagggtatcaaatgatttagatgaagaaaaattggatataacattggagagaggaagtatggaagaagtgaatgtttttgagAAGGGAGATGACATGTCagtagatgggtttatgaaggatgaggttaaccatagaatttatgaagaaaaaaaggtgagcggggcgttgtggtatatgtggagacaaaaaaacgttatctatggaggcaaagaagggaatgtatgaaagtaaagtggtaccaacactcttatatgggtgtgaagcttgggttgtaaatgctgcagcgaggagacggttggaggcagtggaaatgtcctgtctaagggcaatgtatggtgtaaatattatgcagagaattcagagtgtggaaattaggagaaggtgtggagttaataaaagtattagtcagagggctgaagaggggttgttgaggtggtttggtcacttagagagaatggatcaaagtagaatgacatggagagcgtataaatctgtaggggaaggaaggtggggtaggggtcatccatgaaaaggatggaaggagggggtaaaggtggttttgtgggcgaggggcttggattccagcaagcatgttagaagtgaatggaaacaaatgctTTTTGgggcctgatgagctgttggaatgtgagcagggtaatatttagtgaagggattcagggaa
This region includes:
- the LOC128687274 gene encoding uncharacterized protein, producing MMMDSQLKNKIRNYCSVVNNEEGFITYEIQTEDIEKDEDKKIQVVAIGPDNNGPTKSVLLLGETGVGKTCVINTMINHLFGVSFEDNFRLQLKDQVLNNSLQVESQTEYITAYIVYHQPGMPYYCNYILIDTPGFGDTREDHERVTIDRLTAFLTTNYGIDDLNCVALVAKANQNRISKYQIQMLKEFKSVLGNDIGDITQLLATFASDEATAVIDVVKCAEVQFVSVYQLDNWPLYVSNNGNPESDTHIALRYRWRRMEEEYTKFFEDLQNSTPVSLIRTRDLLQERQYLEETKVTIINLMKEIDILKGAIHAHNAEISNIENQAERLKEMEKVQCLISSGHHVHNCDVCKQTCIKDCIDPSNLTAALAGTGTGVGTAAVTGIGTSVSAGAILGAEVGIFGGPIGAAIGLGIGTLIGLTAGLTTGLLMRRGKESCSDAVSSQNCTSPPCTHKMKEHKADTHYIWERRVPRQSEDTYNNLMNKLVQIKTEVKKKQDNLHDLHRGMSEPAKLLVKHTKKINELSLGHQSIHSIIDELITDERENFWHVELLQSFRSKVNKILSMEEPGDISNAHE